The Mycolicibacterium smegmatis genome has a window encoding:
- a CDS encoding VOC family protein, with amino-acid sequence MTVLDSPIPRFHLAMPVDDLDAARHFYGEVLGLPQGRSSERWIDWNLHGHQVVTHLAPERARQVHNPVDGHDVPVPHFGLILTVDAFHALADRLRTAGATFVIEPYVRFEGETGEQWTMFLLDPAGNALEFKAFADDSQVFAV; translated from the coding sequence GTGACCGTTCTGGACTCCCCCATCCCCCGTTTCCATCTGGCCATGCCCGTCGACGACCTCGACGCCGCGAGGCACTTCTACGGCGAGGTCCTCGGACTGCCGCAGGGCCGAAGCTCCGAGCGGTGGATCGACTGGAACCTGCACGGGCATCAGGTGGTCACCCATCTGGCGCCGGAGCGGGCGCGGCAGGTGCACAACCCGGTCGACGGGCACGACGTGCCGGTGCCGCACTTCGGATTGATTCTCACCGTGGACGCGTTTCACGCCTTGGCCGACCGGCTACGCACCGCCGGGGCCACATTCGTCATCGAACCGTACGTGCGGTTCGAGGGCGAGACGGGTGAGCAGTGGACGATGTTCCTGCTCGACCCGGCAGGCAACGCCCTGGAGTTCAAGGCGTTCGCCGATGATTCGCAGGTCTTCGCCGTCTGA
- the pdxT gene encoding pyridoxal 5'-phosphate synthase glutaminase subunit PdxT translates to MTAHVGVLALQGDTREHLAALREAGAEASTVRRLSELAAVDALVIPGGESTAISHLLREFDLLEPLRARIAEGMPCYGSCAGMILLATEIADAGVPGRAAVPLKGIDMTVRRNAFGRQVDSFEGDIDFVGLDTPVHAVFIRAPWVERVGPDVEVLARADDHIVAVRQGPMFATAFHPEVTGDRRIHKLFVDSL, encoded by the coding sequence ATGACCGCCCATGTGGGCGTGCTCGCATTGCAGGGAGACACCCGCGAACACCTGGCCGCGCTGCGCGAGGCAGGCGCCGAGGCGTCGACCGTGCGGCGCCTGTCCGAACTGGCGGCCGTCGACGCGCTGGTGATCCCCGGCGGGGAATCGACCGCGATCAGCCACCTGCTGCGCGAGTTCGACCTGCTCGAGCCGTTGCGCGCGCGCATCGCCGAAGGCATGCCGTGCTACGGATCGTGCGCGGGAATGATCCTGCTGGCCACCGAGATCGCCGACGCGGGTGTGCCCGGCCGCGCAGCGGTGCCGCTCAAGGGCATCGACATGACCGTGCGCCGCAACGCATTCGGCCGTCAGGTCGACTCGTTCGAGGGCGACATCGACTTCGTCGGGCTCGACACACCCGTGCATGCGGTGTTCATCCGGGCGCCGTGGGTCGAGCGCGTCGGCCCGGACGTCGAGGTGCTCGCGCGGGCCGACGACCACATCGTCGCGGTGCGTCAGGGCCCGATGTTCGCGACCGCGTTCCACCCCGAGGTGACCGGCGACCGGCGCATCCACAAGCTGTTCGTGGACTCGCTGTAG
- a CDS encoding NAD(P)H-binding protein, which translates to MRVVIAGGHGKIALILERLLADRGDSVAGLIRNPDHTADVKAAGAEPIVLDLEKATVDEVAGAVRGADAVVFAAGAGPGSGAARKQTVDRDAAILLADAAEAAGVDRYVMVSALAADDRSLDESYDEVFRVYMQAKSEADANVRARSGLRTTIVRPGGLTNDAGTGLVRIAESTGRGTVPREDVARVLVAVLDAPQTAGRTFELISGDTPIADALV; encoded by the coding sequence TTGCGCGTGGTGATCGCGGGTGGGCACGGAAAGATCGCGCTCATCCTGGAACGACTGCTGGCCGATCGCGGCGACTCGGTGGCGGGCCTGATCCGCAACCCGGACCACACGGCCGACGTGAAGGCCGCGGGCGCCGAGCCGATCGTGCTCGATCTGGAGAAGGCCACGGTCGACGAGGTGGCCGGCGCGGTACGTGGCGCCGACGCCGTGGTGTTCGCCGCGGGTGCGGGGCCGGGTAGCGGCGCGGCACGCAAGCAGACCGTCGACCGTGACGCGGCGATCCTGCTGGCCGACGCCGCCGAGGCCGCCGGTGTGGACCGGTACGTGATGGTGTCGGCGCTCGCGGCCGACGACCGCTCGCTCGACGAGAGCTACGACGAGGTGTTCCGCGTGTACATGCAGGCCAAGTCGGAGGCCGATGCGAACGTGCGGGCACGCAGCGGTTTACGGACCACGATCGTGCGTCCCGGCGGCCTCACGAACGACGCGGGCACGGGCCTGGTGCGCATCGCCGAGTCCACCGGGCGCGGCACGGTGCCGCGTGAGGACGTCGCCCGGGTGCTGGTGGCGGTGCTGGACGCACCGCAGACCGCGGGCCGCACGTTCGAGCTGATCTCGGGTGACACCCCGATCGCCGACGCGCTGGTCTAG
- the tesB gene encoding acyl-CoA thioesterase II, translating to MAIEEILDLEQLEVNIYRGRVFSPESGFLQRTFGGHVAGQSLVSAVRTVAPEFEVHSLHGYFLRPGDARAPAIYTVERIRDGGSFCTRRVSAIQHGETIFSMSASFQTDQSGIEHQDAMPHAPAPEECPGFRSGGAFDDAGFAQFAEWDVRIVPRDRVQKIPGKASQQQVWFRHRDPMPDDHVLHICALAYMSDLTLLGSAQVNHLDVRKHLMVASLDHAMWFMRPFRADEWLLYDQTSPSACGGRALTQGRIFNQYGELVAAVMQEGLTRYKRDFTPPEENS from the coding sequence ATGGCGATCGAAGAGATCCTCGACCTGGAGCAGCTCGAGGTCAACATCTATCGCGGGAGGGTGTTCAGCCCCGAGTCCGGCTTTCTGCAGCGAACATTCGGCGGCCACGTCGCCGGACAGTCGCTGGTGTCCGCGGTGCGCACGGTCGCCCCCGAGTTCGAGGTGCACTCGCTGCACGGCTACTTCCTGCGGCCCGGGGACGCCAGGGCGCCCGCCATCTACACCGTCGAGCGCATTCGCGACGGTGGGTCGTTCTGCACCCGCCGGGTGAGCGCCATCCAGCACGGCGAGACGATCTTCTCGATGTCGGCGTCGTTCCAGACCGACCAGTCCGGCATCGAGCACCAGGACGCCATGCCGCACGCGCCCGCCCCCGAGGAGTGCCCGGGCTTCCGGTCCGGTGGTGCGTTCGACGACGCAGGCTTCGCGCAGTTCGCCGAATGGGATGTGCGCATCGTGCCGCGCGACCGCGTGCAGAAGATCCCGGGCAAGGCCTCACAGCAGCAGGTGTGGTTCCGCCACCGCGATCCGATGCCAGACGACCACGTGCTGCACATCTGCGCACTGGCCTACATGAGCGATCTGACCCTGCTCGGCTCGGCCCAGGTCAACCACCTCGACGTGCGCAAGCACCTGATGGTGGCGTCGCTCGATCACGCCATGTGGTTCATGCGGCCGTTCCGCGCCGACGAATGGCTGCTCTACGACCAGACGTCGCCCTCGGCCTGCGGTGGGCGGGCGCTGACGCAGGGCCGGATCTTCAACCAGTACGGCGAACTGGTGGCGGCTGTCATGCAGGAAGGCCTGACCCGCTACAAGCGCGACTTCACGCCCCCCGAGGAGAACTCATGA
- the pdxS gene encoding pyridoxal 5'-phosphate synthase lyase subunit PdxS yields the protein METAAQNGSSNQTGTARVKRGMAEMLKGGVIMDVVTPEQARIAEAAGAVAVMALERVPADIRAQGGVSRMSDPDMIEGIIDAVTIPVMAKARIGHFVEAQILQSLGVDYVDESEVLTPADYTNHIDKWKFTVPFVCGATNLGEALRRITEGAAMIRSKGEAGTGDVSNATTHMRKIGGEIRRLTSMSEDELYVAAKELQAPYELVVEVARAGKLPVTLFTAGGIATPADAAMMMQLGAEGVFVGSGIFKSGNPEQRAAAIVKATTFYDDPDVLAKVSRGLGEAMVGINVEEIAQPHRLAERGW from the coding sequence GTGGAAACCGCGGCGCAAAACGGTTCGAGCAACCAGACCGGGACCGCGCGCGTGAAGCGCGGGATGGCCGAGATGCTCAAGGGCGGCGTGATCATGGACGTGGTCACCCCTGAGCAGGCGCGTATCGCCGAGGCCGCCGGTGCGGTCGCGGTGATGGCGCTGGAGCGCGTCCCCGCCGACATCCGCGCGCAGGGCGGGGTGTCGCGCATGAGCGATCCCGACATGATCGAGGGCATCATCGACGCCGTCACGATCCCGGTGATGGCCAAGGCCCGCATCGGACACTTCGTGGAGGCCCAGATCCTGCAGAGCCTCGGTGTGGACTACGTCGACGAGTCCGAGGTGCTCACGCCCGCCGACTACACCAACCACATCGACAAGTGGAAGTTCACCGTGCCGTTCGTGTGCGGTGCGACCAACCTGGGCGAGGCGCTGCGCCGCATCACCGAGGGTGCGGCGATGATCCGCTCCAAGGGCGAGGCCGGCACCGGCGACGTCTCGAACGCGACCACGCACATGCGCAAGATCGGCGGCGAGATCCGTCGGCTGACCTCGATGAGCGAGGACGAGCTCTATGTCGCGGCCAAGGAGTTGCAGGCGCCCTACGAGCTGGTGGTCGAGGTGGCCCGGGCAGGCAAGTTGCCGGTGACACTGTTCACCGCGGGTGGCATCGCCACCCCGGCTGACGCGGCGATGATGATGCAGCTCGGCGCCGAGGGGGTCTTCGTCGGGTCGGGCATCTTCAAATCGGGCAACCCCGAGCAGCGGGCCGCGGCGATCGTGAAGGCCACCACGTTCTACGACGACCCGGACGTGCTGGCCAAGGTGTCGCGTGGTCTGGGTGAGGCCATGGTGGGTATCAACGTCGAGGAGATCGCCCAGCCGCACCGGCTCGCAGAACGCGGCTGGTAA
- the ruvB gene encoding Holliday junction branch migration DNA helicase RuvB translates to MGRFEDDAEVEDREVSPALTVGEGDIDASLRPRSLGEFIGQPRVREQLQLVLEGAKKRGGTPDHILLSGPPGLGKTSLAMIIAAELGSSLRVTSGPALERAGDLAAMLSNLVEHDVLFIDEIHRIARPAEEMLYLAMEDFRVDVVVGKGPGATSIPLEVAPFTLVGATTRSGALTGPLRDRFGFTAHMDFYEPVELERVLARSAGILGIELGAEAGAEIARRSRGTPRIANRLLRRVRDFAEVRADGIITRDIAKSALEVYDVDELGLDRLDRAVLSALTRSFNGGPVGVSTLAVAVGEEATTVEEVCEPFLVRAGMIARTPRGRVATPLAWTHLGLQPPVTGIGQAGLFD, encoded by the coding sequence ATGGGCCGGTTCGAGGACGACGCCGAGGTCGAGGACCGCGAGGTGTCCCCAGCGCTCACCGTCGGCGAGGGCGACATCGACGCGAGCCTGCGCCCGCGGTCGCTGGGGGAGTTCATCGGGCAGCCCCGCGTGCGCGAACAGTTGCAACTCGTGCTTGAGGGCGCCAAGAAACGCGGCGGCACGCCGGATCACATCCTGCTGTCGGGTCCACCGGGCCTCGGCAAGACCTCGCTGGCGATGATCATCGCGGCCGAACTCGGCTCGTCGTTGCGCGTCACGTCAGGCCCTGCGCTGGAACGCGCCGGTGACCTCGCGGCCATGCTGTCCAACCTCGTCGAACACGACGTGCTGTTCATCGACGAGATCCACCGCATCGCGCGGCCCGCCGAGGAGATGCTCTACCTCGCGATGGAGGATTTCCGCGTCGACGTCGTGGTCGGCAAAGGCCCTGGGGCGACATCGATTCCGCTCGAGGTCGCACCGTTCACGCTGGTCGGGGCCACCACCCGCTCGGGCGCGCTGACCGGACCGCTGCGCGACCGCTTCGGCTTCACCGCGCACATGGACTTCTACGAGCCGGTCGAACTCGAACGCGTGCTGGCGCGTTCGGCCGGGATCCTCGGCATCGAACTCGGGGCCGAGGCCGGCGCCGAGATCGCCCGGCGCTCGCGCGGCACGCCACGCATCGCCAACCGGTTGCTGCGCCGCGTACGCGACTTCGCCGAGGTGCGTGCCGACGGCATCATCACCCGCGACATCGCGAAGTCCGCACTCGAGGTCTACGACGTCGACGAGCTCGGTCTCGACCGCCTCGACCGTGCGGTGCTCTCGGCACTGACCCGCAGCTTCAACGGCGGGCCGGTGGGCGTCTCGACGCTGGCCGTGGCGGTCGGTGAGGAGGCCACCACGGTCGAAGAGGTGTGTGAACCGTTCCTGGTGCGCGCCGGCATGATCGCCCGCACACCGCGCGGACGGGTCGCCACGCCACTGGCATGGACCCATCTGGGCTTGCAGCCACCGGTCACAGGGATCGGTCAGGCCGGACTGTTTGACTGA
- the ruvC gene encoding crossover junction endodeoxyribonuclease RuvC, giving the protein MRVMGVDPGLTRCGLSMIESGKGRQVIALDVDVVRTPADTPLQKRLLTISDAAEHWMDTHRPDVIAIERVFANQNANTAMGTAQAGGVIALAAAKRDIEVHFHTPSEVKAAVTGSGRADKSQVTEMVTRILALQAKPTPADAADALALAICHCWRAPMIARMAAAEAMAEEQRRKFQAKIKAARG; this is encoded by the coding sequence GTGCGGGTGATGGGAGTCGATCCCGGACTGACGCGCTGTGGTCTGTCGATGATCGAGAGCGGCAAGGGCAGACAGGTCATCGCGCTGGACGTGGACGTGGTGCGCACGCCCGCCGACACGCCGCTGCAGAAACGCCTGCTGACCATCAGCGACGCGGCCGAACACTGGATGGACACCCACCGTCCCGACGTGATCGCGATCGAGCGGGTGTTCGCCAACCAGAACGCCAACACCGCGATGGGCACCGCGCAGGCCGGCGGCGTGATCGCGCTGGCGGCGGCCAAGCGCGACATCGAGGTGCACTTCCACACGCCGTCGGAGGTCAAGGCCGCGGTCACCGGAAGCGGCCGCGCCGACAAGTCCCAGGTCACCGAGATGGTCACCAGAATCCTTGCGCTGCAGGCCAAACCGACACCCGCCGACGCCGCCGACGCGCTCGCGCTCGCGATCTGTCACTGCTGGCGGGCGCCGATGATCGCACGGATGGCCGCGGCCGAGGCGATGGCCGAGGAGCAGCGGCGCAAGTTCCAGGCGAAGATCAAGGCGGCCCGCGGATGA
- the pimA gene encoding phosphatidyl-myo-inositol alpha-mannosyltransferase gives MRIGMVCPYSFDVPGGVQSHVLQLAEVLRDAGHEVSVLAPASPHVKLPDYVVSGGKAVPIPYNGSVARLRFGPATHRKVKKWIAEGDFDVLHIHEPNAPSLSMLALQAAEGPIVATFHTSTTKSLTLSVFQGILRPYHEKIIGRIAVSDLARRWQMEALGSDAVEIPNGVDVASFADAPLLDGYPREGRTVLFLGRYDEPRKGMAVLLAALPKLVARFPDVEILIVGRGDEDELREQAGDLAGHLRFLGQVDDATKASAMRSADVYCAPHLGGESFGIVLVEAMAAGTAVVASDLDAFRRVLADGDAGRLVPVDDAEGMAAALIEILEDDQLRAGYVARASERVHRYDWSVVSAQIMRVYETVSGAGIKVQVSGAANRDETAGESV, from the coding sequence ATGCGTATCGGGATGGTCTGCCCCTATTCGTTCGACGTGCCGGGTGGCGTGCAATCCCACGTGCTCCAGCTCGCCGAGGTGCTGCGCGACGCCGGGCACGAGGTGAGCGTGCTCGCGCCTGCCTCGCCGCACGTGAAGTTGCCGGACTACGTGGTGTCCGGGGGCAAGGCCGTGCCGATCCCGTACAACGGCTCGGTGGCGCGGCTGCGGTTCGGGCCGGCCACGCACCGCAAGGTCAAGAAGTGGATCGCCGAGGGCGACTTCGACGTGCTGCACATCCACGAGCCGAACGCGCCGAGCCTGTCGATGCTCGCACTGCAGGCCGCAGAAGGGCCCATCGTCGCGACGTTCCACACGTCGACCACGAAGTCGTTGACGCTCAGCGTCTTTCAGGGCATCCTGCGGCCCTATCACGAGAAGATCATCGGCCGCATCGCGGTGTCGGACCTCGCGCGCCGCTGGCAGATGGAGGCGCTCGGTTCCGACGCCGTGGAGATCCCCAACGGTGTCGACGTCGCATCGTTTGCCGACGCGCCGCTTCTCGACGGGTACCCGCGTGAGGGACGCACCGTGTTGTTCCTGGGCCGGTACGACGAACCGCGCAAGGGCATGGCGGTGTTGCTCGCCGCGCTGCCCAAACTCGTCGCGCGATTCCCCGACGTCGAGATCCTCATCGTCGGACGCGGCGACGAGGACGAGTTGCGCGAACAGGCCGGCGACCTTGCGGGACATCTGCGCTTCCTGGGCCAGGTCGACGACGCCACCAAGGCCTCGGCGATGCGCAGCGCCGACGTGTACTGCGCGCCGCACCTGGGCGGGGAGAGCTTCGGCATCGTGCTCGTGGAGGCGATGGCGGCCGGGACCGCGGTGGTGGCCAGCGACCTGGACGCATTCCGGCGCGTGCTTGCCGACGGCGACGCCGGGCGTCTGGTGCCCGTCGACGACGCCGAGGGCATGGCCGCCGCGCTCATCGAGATACTCGAGGACGACCAGCTGCGCGCGGGCTATGTCGCGCGGGCGTCCGAGCGGGTCCACCGCTACGACTGGTCGGTGGTGTCCGCCCAGATCATGCGGGTGTACGAGACGGTGTCAGGGGCGGGGATCAAGGTGCAGGTCAGTGGCGCGGCGAACCGTGACGAGACGGCCGGAGAATCGGTCTGA
- a CDS encoding DUF1304 domain-containing protein — MTVAGLVFAALAAVLHVYIFVMESLTWTSARTRATFGTTAEEAEATKKLAYNQGFYNLFLAIVTAVGIGSIVLGHNAVGVALVLAGVGSMLAAALVLLVSSPDKARAALTQGAFPLLAVVFVVLGLLL, encoded by the coding sequence ATGACCGTCGCCGGGTTGGTGTTCGCCGCGCTCGCCGCGGTACTGCATGTCTACATCTTCGTCATGGAGTCGCTGACCTGGACGTCGGCGCGTACACGCGCGACCTTCGGCACCACCGCCGAAGAGGCCGAGGCCACCAAGAAACTCGCGTACAACCAGGGCTTCTACAACCTGTTCCTGGCGATCGTCACGGCCGTCGGCATCGGGTCGATCGTGTTGGGGCACAACGCAGTCGGTGTGGCCCTGGTACTCGCGGGCGTCGGGTCGATGCTCGCGGCGGCCCTGGTGCTGCTGGTCAGTTCGCCTGACAAGGCGCGGGCCGCCCTCACACAGGGTGCCTTTCCGTTGCTCGCCGTCGTGTTCGTGGTGCTCGGCCTTCTGCTCTGA
- the ruvA gene encoding Holliday junction branch migration protein RuvA: protein MIASVRGEVIDIALDHAVIEAAGVGYKVMATPSTLATLRRGTEARLITAMIVREDSMTLYGFVDGDARDLFLTLLGVSGVGPKIALATLAVYDPQALRQALADGDVTALTRVPGIGKRGAERMVLELRDKIGPVSAGGGAAVGGHAIRGPVVEALVGLGFAAKQAEEATDKVLANDPEATTSSALRAALSMLGKK from the coding sequence ATGATCGCGTCGGTCCGCGGTGAGGTCATCGACATCGCGCTCGACCACGCCGTGATCGAGGCGGCAGGCGTGGGCTACAAGGTCATGGCCACCCCGTCGACGCTCGCGACGCTGCGGCGCGGCACCGAGGCCCGGCTCATCACCGCGATGATCGTGCGCGAGGACTCGATGACGCTGTACGGGTTCGTCGACGGCGACGCGCGGGATCTGTTCCTCACACTGCTCGGGGTGTCCGGGGTCGGGCCGAAGATCGCGCTGGCCACACTGGCCGTGTACGACCCGCAGGCGCTGCGGCAGGCGCTGGCCGATGGTGACGTCACCGCGCTGACCCGCGTGCCCGGTATCGGCAAGCGCGGCGCCGAGCGCATGGTGCTCGAACTGCGCGACAAGATCGGACCCGTCAGCGCGGGCGGGGGCGCAGCGGTCGGCGGACACGCGATACGCGGACCGGTGGTGGAAGCCCTTGTGGGTCTGGGCTTCGCCGCCAAGCAGGCCGAGGAGGCCACCGACAAGGTGCTGGCCAACGACCCCGAGGCCACCACGTCGTCCGCGCTGCGCGCGGCGCTGTCCATGTTGGGTAAGAAGTAA
- a CDS encoding YebC/PmpR family DNA-binding transcriptional regulator has protein sequence MSGHSKWATTKHKKAVIDAKRGKMFAKLIKNIEVAARVGGGDPAGNPTLYDAIQKAKKSSVPNDNIERARKRGAGEEAGGADWQNITYEGYGPNGVAVLVECLTDNRNRAAGEVRVAMTRNGGNMADPGSVAYLFSRKGVVTLEKNGLTEDDVLLAVLEAGAEEVNDLGDSFEIISEPSDLVAVRTALQEAGIDYDSADASFQPSVTVPVDLEGARKVLKLVDALEDSDDVQDVYTNMDIPDDVAAQLDEE, from the coding sequence ATGAGCGGCCATTCCAAGTGGGCCACCACCAAGCACAAGAAGGCCGTCATCGATGCCAAGCGCGGCAAGATGTTCGCCAAGCTGATCAAGAACATCGAGGTTGCTGCGCGCGTCGGCGGCGGTGATCCGGCCGGTAACCCGACGCTGTACGACGCCATCCAGAAGGCCAAGAAGAGCTCGGTGCCCAACGACAACATCGAGCGGGCCCGCAAGCGTGGCGCCGGTGAGGAAGCGGGCGGCGCCGACTGGCAGAACATCACGTACGAGGGTTACGGCCCCAACGGTGTCGCGGTGCTCGTCGAGTGCCTCACCGACAACCGCAACCGCGCCGCGGGCGAGGTCCGCGTCGCGATGACCCGCAACGGCGGCAACATGGCCGACCCGGGTTCGGTGGCCTACCTGTTCTCCCGCAAGGGCGTGGTGACCCTGGAGAAGAACGGCCTGACCGAGGACGACGTCCTGCTGGCGGTGCTCGAGGCCGGCGCCGAAGAGGTCAACGACCTCGGCGACTCGTTCGAGATCATCTCCGAGCCGTCCGACCTGGTCGCGGTGCGCACCGCGCTGCAGGAGGCCGGTATCGACTACGACTCGGCCGACGCCAGCTTCCAGCCGTCGGTGACCGTGCCGGTCGATCTCGAAGGCGCCCGCAAGGTGCTCAAGCTCGTCGACGCGCTCGAAGACAGCGACGACGTCCAGGACGTCTACACCAACATGGACATCCCCGACGACGTCGCCGCCCAGCTCGACGAGGAGTAG
- a CDS encoding NUDIX hydrolase, with protein sequence MSLWIVITLVLVLVVALALLGGWAYRTANRLDRLHVRYDLSWQALDGALARRAVVARAVAADAYGVGPQGKRLAELADVAEHAPRSAREAAENELSAALAAVDLSALPVALVAELADAEARVLLARRFHNDAVRDTLALRERPAVRMLKLGGRAALPTYFEIAERPEAQSDVGSLSRRTSARVVLLDETGAVLLLRGSDPAREDPDVPAPRWWFTVGGAVQKGEDLAETAARELFEETGLRIEPSALVGPVWRREEIIDFNASVVRSEEFFFVHRTQRFEPSAVGRTALERRYIHGHRWCNATMIAELVAGGEAVYPVQLGERLAEANDLASGDARVPARESSLGELPAIR encoded by the coding sequence ATGAGCCTGTGGATCGTCATCACCCTCGTCCTTGTTCTGGTCGTGGCCCTGGCGCTGCTGGGCGGGTGGGCATACCGGACCGCCAACCGGCTCGACCGGCTACACGTGCGGTACGACCTGTCGTGGCAGGCCCTCGACGGTGCACTGGCGCGCCGTGCGGTGGTGGCGCGGGCCGTCGCGGCCGACGCCTACGGGGTCGGCCCGCAGGGCAAGCGGCTGGCCGAACTGGCCGACGTGGCCGAGCATGCGCCGCGGTCGGCGCGTGAGGCCGCCGAGAACGAGCTCTCGGCCGCGCTGGCCGCGGTCGACCTCTCGGCGCTGCCGGTGGCGCTGGTCGCCGAGCTCGCCGACGCCGAGGCGCGCGTGCTGCTGGCCCGGCGGTTCCACAACGACGCCGTGCGCGACACCCTTGCGCTCCGCGAACGTCCCGCCGTGCGCATGCTGAAACTGGGTGGAAGGGCCGCGCTGCCAACGTATTTCGAGATCGCCGAGCGACCCGAGGCGCAGAGCGATGTGGGCTCGCTGAGCCGTCGCACGTCTGCGCGCGTGGTGCTGCTCGACGAGACCGGGGCCGTGTTGCTGCTGCGCGGCAGCGATCCCGCACGCGAGGATCCCGACGTGCCCGCACCCCGGTGGTGGTTCACGGTGGGCGGCGCGGTGCAGAAAGGCGAGGACCTCGCCGAGACCGCGGCGCGCGAACTGTTCGAGGAGACCGGCCTGCGGATCGAGCCGTCGGCACTCGTCGGCCCCGTTTGGCGACGTGAGGAGATCATCGACTTCAACGCGTCGGTGGTGCGCAGCGAGGAGTTCTTCTTCGTCCACCGCACGCAACGGTTCGAGCCTTCTGCGGTCGGGCGCACGGCCCTGGAGCGGCGCTACATTCACGGTCACCGGTGGTGCAATGCGACAATGATCGCCGAGTTGGTCGCCGGCGGCGAGGCCGTCTACCCGGTACAGCTCGGGGAGCGACTGGCCGAGGCCAACGACCTGGCCTCCGGGGACGCCCGGGTGCCAGCGCGGGAGAGCTCGCTCGGCGAGCTGCCCGCCATCCGCTGA
- a CDS encoding cyclase family protein → MTRFIDISMSLENDVPADPPGYEFSIEYTSHQDTLPMLQRRYDGLQPEELPNAEAFALETVHLSTHNGTHVDAPWHYSSMMEDGSRPRTIDEMPLDWFLRPAVKLDFRHLDDGYVATAADVQGELKRIGYTLRPLDIVVVNTSAGAKFGTPEYPQSGCGLGREATLWLCDQGVRVVGTDAWSWDAPFSYVAERYARDRDASIIWEGHKAGRRTEYCQIEKLRHLDQLPDHGFTIACFPVKIHAASAGWTRAVAMIDDTNGAN, encoded by the coding sequence ATGACCCGGTTCATCGACATCTCGATGTCTTTGGAGAACGACGTCCCGGCAGATCCGCCTGGTTACGAGTTCTCCATCGAGTACACCAGCCACCAGGACACGCTGCCGATGCTGCAGCGTCGCTACGACGGACTGCAGCCCGAAGAGCTGCCGAACGCCGAGGCCTTCGCGCTGGAAACCGTTCACCTGTCGACACACAACGGCACGCACGTCGACGCGCCCTGGCACTACTCGTCGATGATGGAGGACGGCAGCCGTCCGCGCACCATCGACGAGATGCCGCTGGACTGGTTCCTGCGTCCCGCGGTCAAGCTCGACTTCCGGCATCTCGACGACGGTTACGTCGCCACCGCGGCCGACGTCCAAGGCGAACTCAAGCGCATCGGCTACACGCTGCGGCCACTGGACATCGTGGTGGTCAACACCTCGGCGGGCGCGAAGTTCGGCACGCCGGAGTACCCGCAGAGCGGCTGCGGTCTGGGCCGCGAGGCAACCCTGTGGCTGTGCGACCAGGGGGTGCGTGTGGTGGGCACCGATGCGTGGAGTTGGGACGCGCCGTTCTCCTACGTCGCCGAACGGTATGCCCGTGACCGCGACGCCTCGATCATCTGGGAGGGCCACAAGGCCGGCAGGCGCACCGAGTACTGCCAGATCGAAAAACTGCGCCACCTCGACCAATTACCCGATCACGGATTCACCATCGCCTGCTTCCCGGTGAAGATCCACGCGGCCTCTGCGGGCTGGACCCGCGCCGTGGCCATGATCGACGACACGAACGGAGCCAACTGA